In Chloroflexota bacterium, one genomic interval encodes:
- a CDS encoding xanthine dehydrogenase family protein molybdopterin-binding subunit, protein MTTTEERRAAIGQRLPKVDGLDRVTGKAAYGADIHLPGMLHGKLLHSPHAHAVIKSIDASQALKLPGVMAVITATDFPELGKEAAISGSSEYSIGAANLRRLWMAKEKALFSGHPVAAVAATDPNIAEQALALIKVDYEVLPWVRDIDEAIKPTSPLIHEDLYTHTLGELPKQPSNIAQHVEIGNGDAEAAFRDSDVVIENEYETQRVHQGYIEPQASAALVDPSGQVTVWTTIQGVHWARFDLASVLNIPLGKLRVIPMEIGGAFGGKVYPTLEPLCILLSKKTGRPVKMVLSREEVLRMTGPTSGSIVKIKTGCMRDGTLTGFAVKLWMDSGSFPGSPVAGATLAGFSVYQWKAFHIDGYDVLTNKVRVQAYRGPGAPQACFAMEQQMELMAAKIGMNPLEMRIKNISKEGDPMTHGRPHLKVGFKEVLEQVQRHPAWTSPMKGPWRGRGVSCGMWMGGTGNSSAHLTVNADGSVAVVVGSVDLTGTRTAFAQIAADEFRIPVEKVHVTVGDTDQTGYTDTSGGSRITYSMGTAVHRACMEAIEKLKVVAAAQLKVSAADVTYKDGLFRTSSGQSLTFEQAAQTSMRRGEGPISSTGVARRLKHAPTFGAHVADVEVDPETGKVTLLNYTVFQDVGRAVNPTQVEGQMQGGAVQGIGWALFEDYVYDEKGNIRNASLLDYRMPTALDLPMIGAEIVEVPAGDGPFGVRGCGEVPIIPPISAIANAIANATGVRIKETPFTPERVFWALKKARKI, encoded by the coding sequence ATGACGACCACGGAAGAGCGACGTGCAGCTATCGGCCAGCGGCTGCCGAAGGTGGACGGCCTGGACCGGGTCACCGGGAAGGCGGCCTACGGCGCGGATATCCACCTGCCGGGGATGCTCCACGGGAAGCTGCTGCACAGCCCGCATGCGCACGCCGTTATCAAAAGCATTGACGCCTCGCAGGCGCTGAAGCTGCCGGGCGTGATGGCCGTGATCACGGCGACCGATTTCCCGGAGCTTGGGAAAGAGGCGGCGATCTCCGGAAGCAGCGAATATTCGATCGGCGCGGCGAACCTGCGCAGATTGTGGATGGCGAAAGAGAAGGCGCTCTTCAGCGGGCATCCGGTGGCGGCGGTGGCGGCAACGGACCCGAACATCGCAGAGCAGGCGCTGGCGCTTATCAAGGTGGACTACGAAGTGTTGCCGTGGGTGCGGGACATTGACGAGGCTATCAAGCCGACATCGCCGCTGATCCACGAGGACCTCTATACACACACGCTCGGTGAGCTGCCGAAGCAGCCGAGCAATATCGCGCAGCATGTGGAGATCGGCAACGGGGACGCGGAGGCGGCTTTCCGGGATTCGGACGTGGTCATCGAGAACGAGTACGAGACGCAGCGCGTGCACCAGGGATATATCGAGCCGCAGGCCTCCGCCGCGCTGGTGGATCCTTCGGGCCAGGTGACGGTGTGGACGACGATCCAGGGCGTCCACTGGGCGCGCTTCGACCTAGCCTCCGTCCTGAACATCCCGCTAGGCAAGCTGCGCGTCATCCCGATGGAGATCGGCGGAGCGTTCGGCGGGAAGGTATACCCGACGCTGGAGCCGCTGTGCATCCTCCTCTCCAAAAAGACGGGACGCCCGGTGAAGATGGTGCTTTCACGCGAAGAGGTGCTCCGCATGACGGGCCCGACTTCGGGCTCCATCGTGAAGATCAAGACGGGGTGCATGCGCGACGGCACGCTGACGGGCTTTGCGGTAAAGCTCTGGATGGACTCCGGGTCGTTCCCCGGATCGCCGGTGGCGGGAGCGACGCTGGCGGGATTCTCCGTCTATCAATGGAAGGCCTTCCACATCGACGGGTACGACGTGCTGACGAACAAGGTGCGCGTGCAGGCCTACCGAGGCCCGGGCGCGCCGCAAGCCTGCTTCGCGATGGAGCAGCAGATGGAGCTGATGGCGGCGAAGATCGGCATGAACCCCCTGGAGATGCGCATCAAGAACATCTCCAAGGAGGGGGACCCGATGACACACGGCCGCCCGCACCTGAAGGTGGGTTTCAAAGAGGTGCTGGAGCAGGTGCAGCGGCATCCGGCCTGGACATCGCCGATGAAGGGGCCATGGCGCGGACGCGGGGTGTCCTGCGGCATGTGGATGGGCGGCACCGGCAATTCGAGCGCGCACCTGACGGTCAACGCCGACGGCTCGGTCGCGGTCGTGGTGGGCTCTGTTGACCTGACAGGGACGAGGACGGCATTCGCGCAGATCGCGGCGGACGAATTCAGGATCCCGGTGGAGAAGGTCCATGTCACCGTGGGAGACACGGACCAGACTGGCTATACGGACACGAGCGGCGGGAGCCGCATCACGTACAGCATGGGGACGGCGGTCCATCGCGCGTGCATGGAGGCCATCGAGAAGCTGAAGGTTGTGGCGGCGGCGCAACTGAAAGTTTCGGCGGCTGACGTCACGTACAAGGACGGCCTCTTCCGCACTTCAAGCGGGCAATCGCTGACGTTCGAACAGGCGGCGCAGACGAGCATGCGCCGGGGCGAGGGGCCGATCTCTTCCACGGGCGTCGCCCGGCGGCTGAAGCATGCGCCGACGTTCGGCGCGCACGTGGCGGATGTGGAGGTGGACCCGGAGACGGGGAAGGTGACGCTGCTGAACTACACGGTCTTCCAAGATGTGGGCCGCGCGGTGAATCCAACACAGGTGGAGGGCCAGATGCAGGGCGGCGCAGTGCAGGGCATCGGCTGGGCGCTGTTCGAGGACTACGTGTACGACGAGAAGGGAAATATCCGCAACGCCAGCCTGCTGGACTACCGGATGCCGACGGCGCTGGACCTGCCGATGATCGGCGCAGAGATCGTGGAGGTGCCCGCGGGCGACGGCCCGTTCGGCGTACGCGGCTGTGGGGAAGTGCCCATCATCCCGCCGATCTCCGCCATCGCGAACGCCATCGCCAATGCAACGGGCGTTCGCATCAAGGAGACGCCGTTCACGCCTGAACGAGTCTTCTGGGCGCTGAAGAAGGCCAGGAAGATCTGA
- a CDS encoding CoA transferase — protein sequence MPHRDENIFGGLRITNFGWFWVATIMGQIFADLGAEVVKVESRVSFDNARATTIGLAGSQGEGLFTINVQHSLKSIQLNLSAARGVEIAKELVRQSDVVIENYRPGVMERLGLSYADLRKIRPDIIMVSASAYGQHGPLRTASGFGTNLACVTGMDTLQGYDKSEPRPFNIAILDPMNGVLGAYAALAALRHRERTGRGQYIDIAQAEAAINMFGAPLLDAVFNGRIHHAIANRDLAQAPHNLYRCKGEDAWVGIAIATEDEWRRFCDATEHPSWADDPRFADGYLRLRNQDELDVSITEWTRERDPAEIVELLQAHGIASGPVRNIPQVAGDPHYADRQSWMEAHHPFGNAVLYTVPWKMSATQPRVRRPGPLFGMDTQRYLQDVLGIPEAETDRLVEQKVLY from the coding sequence ATGCCCCACCGTGATGAAAACATCTTCGGTGGCCTCCGCATCACCAACTTCGGCTGGTTCTGGGTCGCCACCATCATGGGTCAGATCTTCGCCGATTTGGGAGCCGAGGTCGTCAAGGTCGAAAGCCGCGTCAGCTTCGATAATGCCCGCGCCACCACCATCGGCCTTGCCGGGAGCCAGGGCGAAGGCCTCTTCACTATCAACGTGCAGCACAGCCTCAAAAGCATCCAGCTCAATCTCAGCGCCGCGCGAGGCGTTGAGATTGCCAAAGAGCTCGTTCGCCAGAGCGACGTCGTTATCGAAAACTATCGCCCGGGCGTCATGGAGAGGCTCGGCCTCAGCTACGCCGACCTCCGCAAGATACGGCCCGATATCATCATGGTCTCCGCCTCTGCCTACGGCCAGCACGGCCCCTTGCGAACGGCTAGCGGCTTCGGCACGAATCTCGCCTGTGTCACAGGGATGGACACCCTTCAAGGCTATGATAAGAGCGAGCCCCGGCCCTTCAACATCGCCATCCTCGACCCCATGAACGGCGTCCTCGGCGCCTATGCCGCCCTCGCCGCCCTGCGCCACCGGGAACGCACTGGCCGGGGGCAATACATTGATATCGCCCAAGCCGAGGCCGCCATCAATATGTTCGGCGCGCCCCTCCTGGACGCCGTCTTCAACGGGCGCATCCACCACGCCATCGCCAACCGCGACCTCGCGCAGGCGCCCCACAACCTCTATCGCTGCAAGGGCGAAGATGCTTGGGTCGGCATTGCCATCGCCACAGAGGACGAATGGCGGCGGTTCTGCGATGCGACGGAGCATCCGTCATGGGCCGACGACCCTCGCTTCGCCGATGGCTATCTGCGCCTCCGCAACCAAGATGAGCTGGATGTTTCCATCACTGAGTGGACCCGTGAGAGGGACCCTGCGGAAATCGTGGAGCTGCTCCAGGCTCACGGCATCGCCTCCGGGCCTGTCCGCAATATCCCCCAGGTCGCCGGCGATCCCCACTATGCCGATAGGCAGAGCTGGATGGAGGCGCATCACCCCTTCGGCAACGCCGTCCTCTACACCGTGCCTTGGAAGATGAGCGCTACCCAGCCCCGCGTCCGGCGCCCCGGGCCTCTCTTTGGCATGGACACCCAACGCTACCTGCAGGACGTCTTAGGCATCCCCGAGGCGGAGACCGATAGGCTGGTCGAGCAGAAGGTCCTCTACTAA
- a CDS encoding CoA transferase, whose protein sequence is MVAPKALTGLRVLEYGPFIAVPFAGRMLADLGATVIKIEPPEGDRSRRYGPFPEDEPSGEASGLFLHLNANKQSITLDIGTPSGGRLLYALLTWADLLLDGCEPGELEGLELTSSRLRAHNPRLIVTSVRPFGMRGRDSLYRGGDMVAWHASGAGQGYLGDLDREPLRGAWHFNDHFSGICAATASLLALAARDTTGAGQHIDIAEADLMAMLCAGPTRIGVYHSVGTFLTRQGKLHAGGAPAALLPCKDGFVYIHAYEGRQWEGVVKALGDPDWAKEPMFSGTFMHRGQYRDELYALMNDWLMSRTKKEIFDTFQEHRAPCAPLNNMADLLLDSNFRERDFFRAQRHPVAGDLTLPGPPYRLSATPWALERPAPLLGQHNESVYCGLLGLSKAELADLHRAGVI, encoded by the coding sequence ATCGTGGCACCCAAGGCGCTCACCGGCCTGCGCGTCCTTGAGTACGGTCCCTTCATCGCCGTCCCCTTCGCCGGGCGTATGCTGGCCGATCTCGGCGCGACGGTGATCAAGATCGAGCCGCCCGAAGGCGACCGCTCCCGCCGCTACGGCCCATTCCCTGAGGACGAGCCCTCCGGCGAAGCGAGCGGCCTCTTTCTCCATCTCAACGCTAATAAACAGTCTATAACTCTTGATATCGGGACGCCTTCCGGCGGGCGCCTCCTGTACGCCCTCCTCACCTGGGCCGATCTCCTCCTGGATGGTTGCGAGCCTGGCGAGTTGGAGGGCCTTGAACTCACCTCCTCGCGCTTGCGCGCCCATAATCCGCGCCTCATCGTCACCTCGGTGCGTCCCTTCGGCATGCGCGGCAGGGATAGCCTGTATCGCGGCGGCGATATGGTCGCCTGGCACGCCTCCGGCGCGGGCCAGGGCTATCTCGGCGATCTTGACCGTGAGCCCCTTCGCGGCGCCTGGCACTTCAACGACCATTTCTCGGGCATCTGCGCCGCCACCGCCTCCCTCCTCGCGCTGGCCGCCCGGGATACCACGGGCGCGGGCCAGCACATAGACATCGCCGAGGCCGATCTGATGGCCATGTTGTGCGCGGGTCCCACCCGCATCGGCGTCTATCACTCCGTCGGCACCTTCCTCACGCGCCAGGGGAAACTCCATGCCGGCGGCGCGCCTGCGGCCCTGCTCCCCTGCAAGGACGGCTTCGTCTACATCCACGCCTACGAAGGCCGTCAATGGGAAGGCGTTGTGAAGGCCCTCGGCGACCCGGATTGGGCCAAGGAGCCGATGTTCAGCGGCACCTTCATGCACCGCGGGCAGTACCGCGATGAGCTCTACGCTCTCATGAACGACTGGCTGATGAGCCGCACGAAAAAAGAAATCTTCGATACCTTTCAAGAGCACCGTGCCCCGTGCGCGCCCTTGAACAACATGGCCGACTTGCTTTTGGACAGCAACTTTCGAGAGCGGGATTTCTTCAGGGCGCAGCGCCATCCCGTCGCTGGCGACCTGACCCTGCCCGGCCCCCCATACCGCCTCTCCGCTACCCCTTGGGCCTTGGAGCGCCCTGCGCCTCTTCTCGGACAGCACAACGAGTCCGTCTATTGCGGCCTCCTGGGCCTCTCGAAGGCCGAGCTTGCCGATCTTCATCGCGCGGGGGTGATCTAG
- a CDS encoding SDR family oxidoreductase: MELAEFSITGKTAVVTGASRGIGQGIALTLAEAGVDLCIAARSKQELESLAAEIQKLGRKCLVAVTDVSKQEDIERMAKTALAGLGRVDILVNNAGAMVPKPLVPIPGFNPPTGDDLPGFFEPMSNQEWHRVMDVNLTAAMMAMRAFGPHFLERKQGRVINITSVNAAKSARFRVSYDASKAALAAFTRSMAVEWARHNITVNAIGPGYVETELTKSQLQDERMGKRILSEIPMRRLGTAREMGLLAVFLASPAAAYITGQTVYIDGGYLA, encoded by the coding sequence ATGGAGCTAGCAGAGTTTTCTATCACTGGTAAGACCGCCGTCGTCACTGGGGCGAGTCGCGGTATCGGACAGGGGATCGCCTTGACGCTGGCTGAGGCGGGCGTTGATCTGTGCATCGCCGCCCGCAGTAAACAGGAGTTGGAATCCCTTGCCGCCGAGATTCAAAAACTCGGGCGCAAGTGCCTCGTCGCTGTGACCGATGTTTCGAAGCAGGAGGACATCGAGCGCATGGCGAAGACCGCCCTCGCCGGCCTTGGCCGTGTGGACATCCTCGTGAACAACGCGGGCGCCATGGTGCCTAAGCCGCTGGTGCCAATCCCCGGCTTCAACCCGCCCACCGGGGACGATTTGCCCGGCTTCTTTGAGCCGATGTCCAACCAAGAATGGCATCGCGTCATGGATGTGAACCTCACCGCCGCCATGATGGCCATGCGCGCCTTCGGCCCACATTTCCTCGAGCGTAAGCAAGGCCGCGTCATCAACATCACCTCCGTCAACGCCGCCAAGTCCGCCCGCTTCCGCGTCTCCTATGACGCCTCCAAAGCCGCCCTGGCCGCCTTCACGCGCTCCATGGCCGTTGAATGGGCTCGCCACAACATCACGGTGAACGCCATCGGCCCCGGCTATGTGGAGACCGAGCTCACCAAGTCCCAGCTGCAAGATGAGCGGATGGGCAAGCGCATCTTGAGCGAGATCCCCATGCGCCGCCTCGGCACCGCTCGGGAGATGGGCCTCCTCGCCGTCTTCCTTGCCTCGCCCGCCGCCGCCTATATCACCGGGCAGACCGTCTATATAGACGGCGGATACTTGGCGTAG
- a CDS encoding SDR family oxidoreductase → MALKGKSVIVTGGASGMGRASALLIASHGAKVVIADIQADKGAEVVKEIQAAGGTAFFQKTDLTSRKEVQALVAETVKRYGRIDILANVAGNAFHKSFLEIDDELWDRTVKINLYGTFYVNQETARVMVKQGGGRIINFASTVAATGGADLPAYSAAKAGVVTLSKGMQNELAKHNIMIFVVAPGATDTPLWRRGRTEEDLARMQRRLKFGRAVKAEEIAELVAFLADDTTAHMLAGQTFHTCGASFMGF, encoded by the coding sequence ATGGCACTCAAGGGAAAGTCCGTCATCGTCACAGGCGGCGCAAGCGGGATGGGGCGGGCCTCGGCGTTGCTGATTGCCTCACACGGTGCAAAGGTCGTCATCGCCGATATCCAGGCCGATAAGGGCGCCGAAGTCGTCAAGGAGATTCAGGCGGCAGGCGGCACCGCCTTCTTCCAAAAGACAGACCTCACCTCCCGGAAAGAAGTGCAGGCCCTTGTTGCTGAGACAGTGAAAAGGTACGGCAGGATTGACATCCTGGCTAACGTCGCAGGCAACGCATTCCACAAATCCTTCCTTGAGATAGACGACGAGCTCTGGGACAGGACGGTGAAGATCAATCTCTATGGCACGTTCTACGTGAACCAGGAGACGGCACGGGTGATGGTGAAGCAGGGCGGCGGGCGCATCATCAACTTCGCCTCCACCGTCGCCGCCACGGGCGGCGCCGACCTTCCCGCCTATTCGGCGGCGAAGGCGGGCGTCGTGACCCTTAGCAAAGGCATGCAGAATGAGCTGGCGAAGCACAACATCATGATCTTCGTCGTTGCCCCGGGGGCGACGGATACGCCGCTCTGGCGCAGGGGCCGCACGGAAGAGGATTTGGCCCGCATGCAGCGCAGGCTCAAGTTCGGCAGGGCCGTGAAGGCCGAGGAGATCGCGGAGCTGGTGGCCTTCCTGGCGGACGATACGACCGCTCACATGCTCGCGGGACAGACCTTCCACACCTGCGGCGCGAGTTTTATGGGCTTCTAG
- a CDS encoding CoA transferase, with translation MSVAKRLPLAGVKVADFCWAIAGPTTTKYLAIYGAQVVKVETHSRPDSTRISPPFAGKPSRNSSLHFGILAPSKLSLSLNLKEPRAQEIARRLIAWADVVTENFSVGQMGEWGLDYERVRAINPKAIMLSSSQQGQTGPHAGHPGLGGMLQALTGFNHFTGWPDREPLGPALPLPDMIAPWFSIIAIIAALEQRQRTGQGQYIDLSQLEAGLQFLAPGLLDYTVNGREGERRGNASDHAAPHNAYRCQGGDRWCAISVRSDAEWHALCDAIGRSELRQDARFDTLLKRMQHSAALDAVITEWTSRRDARQVMEQLQAAGVPASVVANGRDLHEDPQLHHRGHFITVDHQRMGRYPVDAPAFRISGLEPDVRPAPLLGEHNEFVCRELLRMPESEYQDLTNAGIFS, from the coding sequence ATGAGCGTCGCGAAGCGGCTTCCCCTGGCGGGCGTCAAAGTAGCCGACTTCTGCTGGGCCATAGCCGGCCCCACAACGACGAAGTATCTTGCCATCTACGGCGCGCAGGTCGTCAAGGTGGAGACCCATTCCCGCCCGGATAGCACGCGCATCTCGCCGCCCTTCGCCGGGAAGCCCAGCCGCAACTCGAGCCTCCACTTCGGCATCCTCGCCCCGTCAAAGCTTAGCTTGAGCCTGAACCTCAAGGAGCCGCGCGCCCAGGAGATCGCGAGACGTCTCATCGCCTGGGCGGACGTGGTCACGGAAAACTTCAGCGTCGGCCAGATGGGCGAATGGGGCCTCGATTATGAGCGCGTTCGCGCCATCAACCCCAAAGCCATAATGCTCAGCTCCAGCCAGCAGGGGCAGACCGGCCCCCACGCCGGCCATCCGGGGCTCGGCGGCATGCTCCAGGCCCTCACCGGCTTCAACCACTTCACCGGCTGGCCCGATCGCGAACCGCTCGGCCCGGCGTTGCCGCTCCCGGACATGATCGCGCCGTGGTTCTCCATCATCGCCATCATCGCCGCGCTGGAGCAGCGGCAGCGGACCGGTCAGGGACAATATATAGATCTCTCGCAGCTCGAAGCCGGGCTGCAATTCCTCGCGCCGGGCCTGCTGGACTACACAGTGAATGGCCGCGAGGGCGAGCGCAGGGGCAACGCCTCCGACCATGCTGCGCCGCACAACGCCTACCGCTGCCAGGGAGGCGACCGGTGGTGCGCCATCTCTGTGCGGAGCGACGCCGAATGGCACGCTCTCTGCGACGCCATCGGGCGTTCAGAGCTGAGGCAAGATGCGCGCTTCGATACGCTGTTAAAGCGGATGCAGCACAGCGCCGCCCTGGATGCCGTCATCACGGAATGGACCAGCCGCCGCGATGCGCGCCAGGTGATGGAGCAGCTGCAGGCGGCGGGCGTCCCCGCGAGCGTCGTCGCCAATGGGCGTGACCTGCATGAAGACCCGCAGCTTCACCACCGGGGGCACTTCATCACGGTTGACCATCAGCGCATGGGCCGCTACCCCGTAGATGCTCCCGCCTTCCGCATCTCCGGCCTGGAGCCGGACGTCCGCCCCGCGCCGCTGCTCGGCGAGCACAACGAATTTGTCTGCCGCGAGCTTTTGAGGATGCCGGAGAGCGAGTACCAAGATCTGACCAATGCAGGCATCTTCAGCTAA
- a CDS encoding CoA transferase yields the protein MSSPSPAATFLPLGRYRVLDLSDETGALCGRLLGDLGADVLKVEPPGGDPSRNRAPFYHDEAHPEKSLSWWAYNCNKRGITLDIAAADGKVILKKLVATAHFFITTFPPNYMPSLGLGYSELAKLNPGLIEIAITPFGREGPYSAYTGDDIVAMAAGGMMNLCGTEDRPPLRMGIPQSHAFVGAQAAVGAMIAHAKRLATGEGSSVDVSMQEAVANMLTNTQQHWFAEKEVEHRGEKHLYGGRLTRGVFPAKDGYIASHIFWGPGPGGRMRGLAQWMQDKGFETTIKNTDFNKVTGGAITQGQVDAWEGEMAAFFSRFTKDEIYREALRRRAFLFPVSSPRDLLENEQLKARGFFEPVNHPEMKADVIYPGAFLRYHGAAQSIRRRPPLIGEHNSEVYVDELGYSRDELICLAEAGVI from the coding sequence ATGAGTAGCCCTTCGCCCGCCGCGACGTTCCTGCCCCTGGGCCGATACCGCGTCCTCGATCTCTCCGATGAAACGGGCGCGCTCTGCGGACGTCTCCTCGGCGATCTCGGCGCCGACGTGCTCAAGGTGGAGCCGCCCGGCGGCGACCCCTCGCGAAACCGCGCGCCCTTCTATCACGATGAGGCGCACCCGGAGAAGAGCCTTTCTTGGTGGGCCTACAACTGCAACAAGCGCGGCATCACCCTCGATATCGCCGCTGCGGATGGCAAGGTGATCCTCAAAAAGCTCGTCGCCACGGCCCACTTCTTCATCACGACCTTCCCTCCGAACTACATGCCGTCTCTCGGCCTTGGCTACAGTGAGCTTGCGAAGCTCAACCCCGGCCTTATCGAGATCGCCATCACGCCCTTCGGCCGCGAAGGCCCCTATAGCGCCTATACGGGAGATGACATCGTGGCGATGGCGGCAGGCGGCATGATGAACCTCTGCGGCACGGAGGACCGCCCGCCCTTGCGCATGGGCATCCCGCAGTCTCACGCCTTCGTCGGGGCGCAGGCGGCCGTCGGCGCGATGATCGCCCACGCGAAGCGCCTCGCCACCGGCGAGGGAAGCTCCGTGGACGTCTCGATGCAAGAGGCCGTCGCCAACATGCTGACGAACACCCAGCAGCATTGGTTCGCCGAGAAGGAAGTGGAGCATCGGGGCGAGAAGCATTTGTACGGCGGCCGTCTGACTCGAGGCGTCTTCCCTGCCAAGGACGGCTACATCGCCTCCCACATCTTCTGGGGCCCCGGTCCCGGCGGGCGCATGCGCGGCCTGGCCCAGTGGATGCAGGACAAAGGCTTTGAGACGACTATCAAAAACACGGACTTCAACAAGGTCACCGGCGGCGCCATCACTCAAGGGCAGGTGGATGCCTGGGAAGGCGAGATGGCGGCCTTCTTCTCGCGCTTCACCAAGGACGAGATCTATCGTGAGGCGCTCAGACGCCGAGCCTTCCTCTTCCCGGTCAGTTCGCCCAGGGACCTGCTCGAGAATGAGCAGCTCAAAGCCCGCGGCTTCTTCGAGCCGGTGAATCACCCCGAGATGAAGGCGGACGTTATCTATCCGGGCGCCTTCCTTCGCTATCACGGCGCTGCGCAGTCTATCCGCCGCCGCCCGCCGCTCATCGGCGAGCACAACAGCGAAGTCTATGTGGACGAGCTAGGCTATTCGCGTGACGAGCTTATCTGCCTTGCCGAGGCGGGCGTCATATGA